The Egicoccus sp. AB-alg2 nucleotide sequence TCGGCGAGCTCGTGATAACCGAACCGATGCCGTCGATGCCGCTCGGCTTCTGGGGCGACCGGGACCACCAGCGGTACCGCGAGACGTACTTCGCCGACTTCCCGGGCGTCTGGCGGCACGGCGACTTCTTCCGCATCAACGAGCGGGGCGGCTGCTACGTGCTGGGGCGGTCGGACGCCACGCTCAACCGTCACGGCGTCCGCATCGGCACCGCCGAGATCTACCGCACCCTCGCGCAGCTCGACGAGGTCGAGGACGCGCTGATCGTGAACCTCGAACGCGCCGACGGCGGGTTCTTCATGCCGCTGTTCGTCAAGCCCGCACCCGACGTGGAGTTCGACGCGAGCGTCGTCGACCGGATCCGCGACCGGCTGCGGCGCGACTACACGCCGCGCCACGTCCCCGACGACGTCGTGGCCGTGCCCGACATCCCCGTCACCTTGACCGGGAAGAAGCTGGAGGTGCCAGTCCGCAAGCTCCTGCTCGGCACACCCGTCGAGCAGGCCGTCAACCTCGAGGCGGTGGCGAACCCTGCCGCGCTCGAGCCGTTCCTGGAGTACGCACGTCAGCACGCCATGTGACGCGGCCGGACCACGCGAGGGAGACGCGACGAGGCGGTCGGCCGCCAACCGGGAGGATGGGAGAACGATGACCGACGCGAGCGAGCGGACCTTTCCGCTGCCGAGCGAGATCACCGATGTGCCGGGGGCCGAGAACTGGGCGTCGATGTACCCCGCGTTCACGAGGTTCCGGCCCGGGGACGACCAGCGGTTCTGGTTCTACAACTCGATGCACTTCCCCGAGCCGATGCCGGCGTTCGACGCCATCACGGCGGAGGTGCCGTACACGGCGATCGGGGCCAACACGGCGCGGTTGTTCGCCTTCCCGACGACCCTCGGCATCGAGCACCGGATCGTCAACGGACGGGTCTACATCACGGCGAACCCGGTGCTCGACGAGGACGAGGTCGCCCGCCGGCTGCAGGAGTTCGAGCGGCGTGCCGGCCACTACTACGAGAACTGGGACGACATCTACACCGGTTGGAAGGCGCGCATCGACGCCCTCATCCGGGAGGTGGACGACATCGAGGTGCCGGCGCTGCCCGAGCTCGACGACCTCGACGCCATCACGAGCGCACGCGGGTATGCGCAGAACCACCTCGTGCGGGAACGGTGGCACCGCTGCATCGACCTCTTCTCGATGATGTGGCACCACCACACCGAGCTGCTGATGCTCGGCTACGGGGCCTACGTGGTGTTCTTCGAGTTCTGCAAGACGGCGTTCCCCGAGATCCCGGATCAGATGGTCGCGCGGATGGTCGCGGGCATCGACGTGATCATGTACCGGCCCGACGAGGAGCTGAAGAAGCTGGCGCGGCTGGCCGTCGAGCTGGGCCTCGACGACGTCTTCGTCGAGGACGCCCGAGCGGACGCGATCCTCGCGCAGCTCGAAGCCCGCGGAGAAGCCGGCTCGCAATGGGTGAAGGCGATGGACGAGGCACGCGACCCCTGGTTCAACGTCTCGACCGGTGACGGCTTCTACCACCACCACCGCAGCTGGAACGACGACCTGACGGTGCCGTTCTCGGCGTTGCCGCGGTACGTCAGGCTCGCCAAGGAGGGCGACCCGCTGCTGCGCCCGACGGAGCAGTTGCAGGAAGAACGCGAACGGATCGTCGCCGAGTACCGGTCGCTGCTGCAGACGGACGAGGACCGGGCCGCGTTCGACCAGATGCTCGGTCTGTGTCGCGTCGTCTTCCCGTACGTCGAGGACCACAAGTTTTACTGCGAACACTGGTTCACCAGCCGCTGGTACGCGAAGCTGCGGGAGTTCGGGGCGTTGTTGCAGCGGTTCGGGGTCGTCGAGCAGGCGGACGACATCTTCCACCTGCAGCACTACGAGGTCGATCAGGCCCTCGCGGACGTGATGCTCGCGTGGGCGGCCGGCGGATCGGTCGTCAGCGCCGAGCACGTCCAGGCGGTCGTCGCCG carries:
- a CDS encoding PEP-utilizing enzyme, translating into MTDASERTFPLPSEITDVPGAENWASMYPAFTRFRPGDDQRFWFYNSMHFPEPMPAFDAITAEVPYTAIGANTARLFAFPTTLGIEHRIVNGRVYITANPVLDEDEVARRLQEFERRAGHYYENWDDIYTGWKARIDALIREVDDIEVPALPELDDLDAITSARGYAQNHLVRERWHRCIDLFSMMWHHHTELLMLGYGAYVVFFEFCKTAFPEIPDQMVARMVAGIDVIMYRPDEELKKLARLAVELGLDDVFVEDARADAILAQLEARGEAGSQWVKAMDEARDPWFNVSTGDGFYHHHRSWNDDLTVPFSALPRYVRLAKEGDPLLRPTEQLQEERERIVAEYRSLLQTDEDRAAFDQMLGLCRVVFPYVEDHKFYCEHWFTSRWYAKLREFGALLQRFGVVEQADDIFHLQHYEVDQALADVMLAWAAGGSVVSAEHVQAVVADRKQMLATLAEWNPPPALGPVPEALNDPAVKMLWGVTSETIEAWATAANVSGNEIRGYAASPGVVEGTARVLRSVNEIGEVLDGEILVATVTAPSWGPVFGKIRAAVSDIGGTMSHAAIVAREYGMPAVVGTGQATERIRTGQRLRVDGDRGIVTILDGDGR